The Actinomycetota bacterium nucleotide sequence GCGAGATGACGTCGCTGGCAACCGCGCTGCCCGCGATGCGCACGCTTCGCTCGCCGCGCGGTTTGGCCGACACGACCACCGCGGCGGCGCCGTCCGACACCGGGCAGCAGTCGAACAGGCGCAGGGGCGCGGCGACGGTGGGGCCGGCGTCGATGTCGGACTGCACGACCGTCTTGTGGTGGAAGTGCGCCTTGGGGTTCAGGTTCGCGTTCGCGTGGTTCTTGAGCGACACGAGCTCAAGATCGCGCGCGGTCGTCCCGTACGCCTCCATGTGGCACTGCGCCACGAGCGCGTAGTTCGCCGGGAAGGTGAGCCCCGCGACCTGGTCGAGGACCGCATCGCCGGCCATGCCGATGTTGCGCGTGAGCTCGGCGCCGACCACGTCGCTCATGCGCTCGATGCCGAGCACGAGGATCGGGTCGTATGCGTGCAGCGCGAGCACCGCCTGGTGCACCGCCACGCCGCCCGACGCGCACGCCGCCTCCGTGCGCCAGCTCGGCAGGTTCAGCCCCGGCAGCAGTCCCGCCACCACCGAGTTCAGGTGCAGCTGGCCTTCGTTCGGCCCGCCGAGGAAGTTCGCCACGATGAAGGCGCCGAGTTCGTCGGGGGCGACCCCCGCGTCGGCCAGCGCCGCCGTGATCGCCTCCTGTGCGAGCGCCGGCAACGGCCGGCTCGTGGGCCCGAACCAGGTCTTGGCGGCGCCGATG carries:
- a CDS encoding thiolase domain-containing protein (Catalyzes the synthesis of acetoacetyl coenzyme A from two molecules of acetyl coenzyme A. It can also act as a thiolase, catalyzing the reverse reaction and generating two-carbon units from the four-carbon product of fatty acid oxidation), which translates into the protein MDAYVIGAAKTWFGPTSRPLPALAQEAITAALADAGVAPDELGAFIVANFLGGPNEGQLHLNSVVAGLLPGLNLPSWRTEAACASGGVAVHQAVLALHAYDPILVLGIERMSDVVGAELTRNIGMAGDAVLDQVAGLTFPANYALVAQCHMEAYGTTARDLELVSLKNHANANLNPKAHFHHKTVVQSDIDAGPTVAAPLRLFDCCPVSDGAAAVVVSAKPRGERSVRIAGSAVASDVISLAQRTTRTSFPAAVAAARRAYAQAGVCAGDLDLAEVHDCFTIAEIVAIEDLGIASAGRAAELLRAGETAIGGRIPVNASGGLKAGGHAIGATGVGQVAELVAQLRGEAGARQVEGARTGVAHNVGGVGGTCAVHVLTGGAS